The sequence below is a genomic window from Deltaproteobacteria bacterium.
AAAGCGGCACAGGCAAGGAACTCATTGCCAATGCAATCCACAATGCAAGCCCCAGAAAGGACAAGTCTTTCATAAAGGTCAACTGCGCTGCTTTGGCAGAGGGAGTGCTTGAGAGCGAACTATTCGGTCATGTCAAAGGCGCATTCACTGGCGCTATAGCGGATAAACCGGGCAGGTTTGAAATGGCAAACGGCGGAACAATATTTCTGGATGAGATAGGCGATATAACGCAGCATACACAGGTAAAACTTTTAAGGGTTTTGCAGGAGTCTACCTTTGAAAGGGTCGGCGGCACAAAGACAATAAAGGTTGATGTGAGGCTCATTACTGCAACAAATAAAAATCTAAAGACGCTGGTTGAGGAAGGTAAATTCCGCGAAGACCTTTATTACCGCTTAAAGGTAATGCCTGTTACGCTCCCGCCTCTCCGTGAAAGAAAGGACGATATACCGCTTCTTGTTTCACACTTTATTACAAGGTTCAATAAAGATATGGGAAAGAATATATCCGGCATTTCACCGTCTGCAATGGAAATACTGATGGCATATAATTACCCCGGCAACATAAGGGAACTGGAACATATCATAGAGCATGGATTCGTAAGGTGCTCAGCGGACACTATCCTGCCAGAACACATGCCAAAGGATATGCAGAGGCCTGCGCAAGACATCATAAGCAAGGCGATCAAAACAGAAAGACCACTTGATGCACTTGAAAGGGAGACAATAATCCGTCTCCTTGAAGAATCCAACTGGAAGATAAAAGACTGCGCCAACAAACTTAAGATAAGCAGAATTACGTTGTGGAGAAAGATGAAGGAATTAGGGATAAAAAAGGGGGCATGCTAATCCTTAATCAAAAAAAGCGGTTGCATTTTTTGACAAATTGGTCTCCCCTCAATATCATCTATCCTATATGGTTACTACTATATGAATTCACTAACTTTTTTAGCAATATTTATATCCAATCCAACACCACTGTGAATAATCTATTTTTTGAAAAATGACCCAAAAATAGACATTGATTTTTGGGGAAACCTGCCTGTCTGCCGTGCCAACGGCACAGGCAGGCAGGTTTGTCCAATAGCGAGGTTTTTAATCGCTATTTTATGCAATGATAAAGGTATTGACGATGGAAATACATTTATTATATAGTTAATTCAAAACCACATAACACCGCAGCCAAATCGTAGCAAAAATTATCTGAGCGGAGCATGTCTTAATAATTCATCCATAATAGAAACAGGAGAGTATATAGATGCAAAAGAAAAAGGTAATACGCGAGACCATAGAGGCAATAGTTGTTGCCCTTATATTGGCACTCACAATAAGGACATTTGTTATACAGGCATTTAAGATACCGTCAAGTTCAATGGAGCCTACACTTTTAATCGGCGACCATATACTTGTCAACAAGTTCATATATGGGATACCTGTGCCATTTACTGATATAAAACTTGTGCCATTTACAAAGCCAGAAAGGT
It includes:
- a CDS encoding sigma 54-interacting transcriptional regulator, with product MIQPAAIAPKEVIINSDTILNSLADGVVVISSSRRILYINKAAKELFTIAGDENMEGRICREVIHHSNCSLCCLMTTAVNTGEEIHNKEVTIGKGDKTVTLSVNAALLKDEAGKTIGAVEVFRDISLLKELKQELRDKYSFEGIIGKNYKMHEIYELLREVAPTKTTVLIEGESGTGKELIANAIHNASPRKDKSFIKVNCAALAEGVLESELFGHVKGAFTGAIADKPGRFEMANGGTIFLDEIGDITQHTQVKLLRVLQESTFERVGGTKTIKVDVRLITATNKNLKTLVEEGKFREDLYYRLKVMPVTLPPLRERKDDIPLLVSHFITRFNKDMGKNISGISPSAMEILMAYNYPGNIRELEHIIEHGFVRCSADTILPEHMPKDMQRPAQDIISKAIKTERPLDALERETIIRLLEESNWKIKDCANKLKISRITLWRKMKELGIKKGAC